The Pseudomonas berkeleyensis genome includes a region encoding these proteins:
- a CDS encoding phasin family protein → MAVKKKTEKQTSSWIGEVEKYSRQIWLAGLGAYSKVSKDGTKLFDTLVKDGEKAEKLAKSEVDKQVGAVKAGVGSKVGSAKSKVDEVKDKAIGKWGELEEAFDKRLNNAISRLGVPSRNEVKALNDKVDSLTKQLEKITGVSAKSVAKPAAKAAPKPAAKVAAKPAPKAAAKPAAKPAAKPAAKAAAKPAAKPAAKPAAAAKPAAAKPAAKPAAKPAAKPAAKAAAKPAAKPAAAAKPAAKPAAKPAVAKKPAAKKPAAPKAVAPKPAAPAPAAAATPAAAPAPAATPATPATPS, encoded by the coding sequence ATGGCTGTTAAGAAGAAAACCGAGAAACAGACCAGCTCCTGGATCGGCGAGGTCGAGAAATACTCGCGTCAGATCTGGTTGGCAGGCTTGGGCGCTTACTCCAAGGTCAGCAAGGACGGCACCAAGCTGTTCGATACGCTGGTCAAGGACGGCGAGAAGGCTGAGAAACTGGCCAAGAGCGAAGTCGACAAGCAGGTTGGCGCGGTGAAAGCCGGCGTTGGCAGCAAGGTCGGCTCCGCCAAGTCCAAGGTCGATGAGGTCAAGGACAAGGCAATTGGCAAGTGGGGTGAGCTGGAAGAGGCTTTCGACAAGCGTCTGAACAATGCCATCTCGCGTCTGGGCGTGCCCAGCCGCAATGAGGTGAAGGCATTGAACGACAAGGTCGACAGCCTGACCAAGCAGCTGGAAAAAATCACCGGTGTATCGGCGAAGTCGGTGGCCAAGCCCGCAGCCAAGGCTGCGCCTAAGCCTGCCGCGAAAGTAGCTGCCAAGCCGGCTCCGAAAGCTGCTGCCAAACCCGCTGCTAAACCTGCGGCCAAGCCAGCAGCGAAAGCAGCCGCTAAGCCCGCAGCCAAACCTGCCGCGAAACCGGCAGCTGCAGCCAAACCGGCAGCCGCCAAACCTGCAGCCAAGCCCGCTGCTAAACCTGCTGCGAAGCCGGCAGCCAAGGCCGCAGCGAAACCCGCTGCCAAGCCAGCGGCAGCCGCCAAACCAGCCGCTAAGCCAGCAGCCAAACCGGCGGTGGCGAAGAAGCCGGCCGCGAAGAAACCTGCTGCTCCCAAGGCAGTTGCGCCAAAACCGGCAGCACCGGCACCTGCAGCCGCTGCTACCCCGGCCGCTGCACCGGCTCCGGCTGCCACTCCGGCGACCCCAGCCACTCCATCCTGA
- a CDS encoding phasin family protein, giving the protein MSKVAVKKKVETVVEDKAGLFEDVKGYARKIYLAGLGAYAKAGAEGSEYFKELVKAGEGVESKGKKLVDEQVEAANSQIESVKKTVNSNVTSVKGKVEVQLDKIEKAFDTRVASALNRIGIPSKQDVEALSAKLDELSALLEHVARTK; this is encoded by the coding sequence ATGTCGAAAGTCGCCGTGAAGAAAAAAGTCGAAACCGTGGTCGAAGACAAAGCCGGCCTGTTCGAAGATGTGAAGGGCTATGCCCGCAAGATCTATCTCGCTGGTCTGGGTGCTTACGCCAAGGCCGGTGCAGAAGGCTCCGAGTACTTCAAGGAGCTGGTCAAGGCCGGCGAAGGCGTTGAGAGCAAAGGTAAGAAACTGGTCGATGAGCAGGTCGAGGCTGCCAACAGTCAGATCGAGTCGGTGAAGAAAACCGTCAATAGCAACGTCACCAGCGTTAAAGGCAAAGTCGAAGTTCAACTCGACAAGATCGAGAAGGCTTTCGATACTCGTGTGGCTTCCGCTCTGAACCGTATCGGCATTCCGTCCAAGCAGGATGTTGAAGCACTCTCTGCTAAGCTGGATGAGCTGAGCGCGTTGCTCGAGCATGTCGCGCGTACCAAATAA
- the phaC gene encoding class II poly(R)-hydroxyalkanoic acid synthase has product MRDKSNPASLPAPASFMNAQSAVVGVRGRDLLSTMRLLAAQGLKNPVRSGRHLLAFGGQLGRVLLGDTLHKVNPQDARFADPTWHLNPFYRRSLQAYLAWQKQLAAWIDDSDLSADDRARARFLASLVSDALSPSNSPLNPQALKELFNTGGSSAFKGLRHLFDDLLHNDGLPSQVSKHAFEVGRNLASTPGAVVFRNELLELIQYKPMSEKQYLRPLLIVPPQINKYYIFDLSNDKSFVQYALKNGLQTFMISWRNPDPRHREWGLSSYVQAVEEAVDACRAITGSKDVNLLGACAGGLTIAALQGHLQARRQLRKISSATYMVSLLDSQIDSPAMLFADEETLESAKRRSYQQGVLDGRDMARVFAWMRPNDLIWNYWINNYLLGKQPPAFDILYWNNDSTRLPAALHGDLIDFFKHNPLSRAGGLEVCGTPVDLAKVNVDSFSVAGINDHITPWDAVYRSTLLLGGNRRFILSNSGHIQSILNPPGNPKANYYENAKLTSDPRAWYHDAQHQQGSWWPQWLEWIQARSGAQRETLVALGNQNHPAMEAAPGTYVHIR; this is encoded by the coding sequence ATGCGAGACAAGTCGAACCCGGCCTCACTGCCGGCACCTGCCAGCTTCATGAATGCCCAGAGCGCCGTGGTCGGCGTACGCGGCCGCGATCTGTTGTCCACCATGCGCCTACTGGCCGCCCAGGGCCTGAAAAACCCGGTACGCAGCGGCCGTCACCTGCTTGCCTTCGGCGGCCAGCTTGGCCGGGTACTACTCGGCGACACGCTGCACAAGGTCAATCCACAGGATGCACGTTTCGCCGATCCAACCTGGCACCTCAACCCCTTCTATCGACGCAGCCTGCAAGCCTATCTGGCGTGGCAGAAGCAACTGGCGGCATGGATCGACGACAGTGATCTGTCAGCCGATGACCGCGCCCGCGCGCGCTTTCTCGCCTCTCTGGTGAGCGACGCGCTGTCGCCTTCCAACAGCCCGCTCAACCCGCAGGCACTCAAAGAACTGTTCAACACCGGCGGCAGCAGTGCGTTCAAAGGTCTGCGCCATCTGTTCGATGACCTGCTGCACAACGATGGCCTGCCCAGTCAGGTCAGCAAGCACGCCTTCGAGGTCGGTCGCAATCTGGCCTCCACACCGGGTGCCGTGGTGTTTCGCAACGAGCTGCTGGAGCTGATCCAGTACAAGCCGATGAGCGAGAAGCAGTACCTGCGGCCGCTGCTGATCGTGCCGCCGCAGATCAACAAGTACTACATCTTCGACCTGTCCAACGACAAGAGCTTCGTCCAGTACGCACTGAAGAACGGCCTGCAGACCTTCATGATCAGTTGGCGCAATCCCGACCCGCGGCACCGCGAGTGGGGTCTGTCGAGCTACGTGCAAGCGGTGGAAGAAGCGGTCGACGCCTGCCGCGCGATTACCGGCAGCAAGGATGTCAATCTGCTCGGTGCCTGCGCCGGCGGCCTGACCATCGCTGCCCTGCAAGGGCATCTGCAGGCACGCCGCCAGTTGCGCAAGATTTCCAGCGCCACCTACATGGTCAGCCTGCTCGACAGCCAGATCGACAGCCCGGCGATGCTCTTCGCCGACGAGGAAACCCTCGAGTCGGCCAAGCGCCGCTCCTACCAGCAAGGCGTTCTGGACGGCCGCGACATGGCCCGGGTGTTCGCCTGGATGCGTCCCAACGACCTGATCTGGAACTACTGGATCAACAATTACCTGCTCGGCAAGCAGCCTCCGGCCTTCGACATCCTCTACTGGAACAACGACAGCACCCGCCTGCCCGCCGCACTGCATGGCGACCTGATCGACTTCTTCAAGCACAACCCGCTCAGTCGTGCCGGCGGTCTGGAGGTCTGCGGTACACCGGTGGATCTGGCCAAGGTCAACGTCGACAGCTTCAGCGTGGCCGGCATCAACGATCACATCACCCCTTGGGACGCGGTGTACCGCTCGACCCTGCTGCTCGGTGGCAACCGCCGCTTCATCTTGTCCAACAGCGGGCATATCCAGAGCATTCTCAATCCGCCGGGCAACCCCAAGGCCAACTACTACGAGAACGCCAAGCTCACCTCAGACCCACGTGCCTGGTACCACGATGCCCAGCACCAGCAGGGCAGTTGGTGGCCGCAGTGGCTGGAGTGGATTCAGGCACGCTCCGGCGCACAACGCGAGACTCTGGTCGCGTTGGGCAATCAGAACCATCCGGCCATGGAGGCGGCGCCCGGCACCTACGTGCATATCCGCTGA
- a CDS encoding gamma-butyrobetaine hydroxylase-like domain-containing protein produces the protein MPIPSAIKLHKASKTLELRYGEQSYQLSAEFLRVHSPSAEVQGHGKPILQTGKLNVGLERIEPAGNYALKLCFDDGHDSGLFTWEYLYELATRQDALWADYLAELSAAGKSRDPSESVVRLML, from the coding sequence ATGCCCATCCCCAGCGCGATCAAACTGCACAAGGCCTCGAAAACCCTGGAGCTGCGCTATGGCGAGCAGAGCTATCAGCTCAGTGCCGAATTCCTCCGCGTGCATTCGCCCTCGGCCGAGGTACAGGGGCATGGCAAACCCATCCTGCAGACGGGCAAGCTCAACGTCGGCCTCGAGCGCATCGAACCGGCTGGCAACTACGCACTGAAACTGTGCTTCGACGACGGCCATGACAGCGGCCTGTTCACCTGGGAATACCTGTACGAACTGGCCACACGCCAGGACGCGCTGTGGGCCGACTATCTGGCCGAACTCAGCGCTGCCGGAAAATCTCGCGACCCCAGCGAGTCAGTCGTCCGCCTGATGCTCTGA
- the ubiE gene encoding bifunctional demethylmenaquinone methyltransferase/2-methoxy-6-polyprenyl-1,4-benzoquinol methylase UbiE: MSDPRKAHEQEPTTHFGFQDVPESQKAEKVAEVFHSVAAKYDLMNDVLSGGLHRLWKRFTIELSGVRPGNRVLDIAGGTGDLTRKFASIVGPTGEVVLADINDSMLKVGRDRLLDKGVAGNVQFVQADAEKLPFPDNHFDVVTIAFGLRNVTHKEDALRSMLRVLKPGGRLLVLEFSKPGNPLLAKVYDTYSFSFMPLAGKLITNDSESYRYLAESIRMHPDQETLKAMMVDAGFERVTYHNMTGGIVALHRGIKP; encoded by the coding sequence ATGAGCGATCCACGCAAGGCCCACGAGCAGGAACCCACCACCCACTTCGGTTTCCAGGACGTGCCGGAAAGCCAGAAAGCGGAAAAGGTGGCCGAAGTATTCCACTCGGTGGCGGCCAAGTACGACCTGATGAACGACGTGCTGTCCGGCGGCCTGCATCGCCTGTGGAAGCGCTTCACCATCGAGCTTTCCGGCGTGCGCCCAGGTAATCGCGTGCTGGATATCGCCGGCGGCACCGGTGATCTGACCCGCAAGTTCGCCAGCATCGTCGGGCCGACCGGCGAAGTGGTACTGGCCGACATCAACGACTCCATGCTCAAGGTCGGCCGCGACCGCCTGCTGGACAAGGGTGTGGCCGGCAACGTGCAGTTCGTCCAGGCCGATGCCGAGAAGCTGCCCTTCCCCGACAACCACTTCGACGTGGTCACCATCGCCTTCGGCCTGCGCAACGTCACCCACAAGGAAGATGCCCTGCGCTCGATGCTGCGTGTCCTCAAGCCCGGCGGCCGCCTGCTGGTGCTGGAGTTCTCCAAGCCAGGCAACCCGCTGCTGGCCAAGGTCTACGACACCTACTCGTTCAGCTTCATGCCGCTGGCCGGCAAGCTGATCACCAACGACTCGGAAAGCTACCGCTACCTCGCCGAATCGATCCGCATGCACCCGGATCAGGAAACCCTCAAGGCGATGATGGTCGATGCCGGCTTCGAGCGCGTGACCTATCACAACATGACCGGCGGCATCGTCGCCCTGCACCGCGGCATCAAGCCTTAA
- the ubiB gene encoding ubiquinone biosynthesis regulatory protein kinase UbiB, translating into MKLLAVRRLLRIQRVIVRYQLDDLLLELPLPVWLRALSWLLPWRWLPRKPSQLSRGARLRLALEDLGPIFIKFGQLLSTRRDLMPPDIADELARLQDQVPPFPEAQAIALIERQLGAPVSELFARFDSQPLASASVAQVHAAQLKSGEEVVVKVVRPGLKPVIRQDLAWLFLIARVAEKASADARRLRPVEVVSDYEKTIFDELDLLREAANASQLRRNFEGSPLLYVPQVYWDLCRPQVLVMERIYGIPVTDLTTLADQRTDMKLLAERGVEIFFTQVFRDSFFHADMHPGNIFVSTRTPWSPQYIAIDCGIVGSLTDEDQDYLARNLLAFFKRDYRKVAQLHIDSGWVPADTKVNEFEAAIRTVCEPIFERPLKDISFGQLLLRLFQTARRFNMEVQPQLVLLQKTLLNIEGLGRQLYPDLDLWSTAQPFLERWMRERVSPLHLLRNLQQQAEQVPHLSQIARETLERLQQPEQRQQSTNGQWPLRLLGAALIAGGAVQGLAPLLVAWPAWLMLAGGLYLVVRR; encoded by the coding sequence ATGAAACTACTCGCCGTTCGCCGCCTGCTGCGCATCCAGCGCGTGATCGTCCGCTATCAGCTGGACGATCTGTTGCTGGAACTCCCGTTGCCAGTGTGGCTGCGCGCCCTGTCCTGGCTGCTGCCCTGGCGCTGGCTGCCACGCAAGCCTTCGCAATTGTCACGTGGCGCACGCCTGCGCCTGGCTCTGGAAGACCTGGGGCCGATCTTCATCAAGTTCGGCCAACTGCTGTCTACCCGCCGCGACCTGATGCCGCCGGACATCGCCGATGAGCTGGCGCGCCTGCAAGATCAGGTGCCGCCCTTCCCCGAAGCTCAGGCCATCGCCCTGATCGAGCGCCAGCTCGGCGCCCCGGTGAGCGAGCTGTTCGCCCGCTTCGACAGCCAGCCGCTAGCTTCCGCCTCTGTCGCCCAGGTGCATGCCGCGCAGCTCAAGAGCGGCGAGGAAGTGGTGGTCAAGGTGGTGAGGCCTGGCCTCAAGCCGGTGATCCGCCAGGATCTGGCCTGGCTGTTCCTGATCGCCCGCGTCGCCGAGAAAGCCTCTGCCGACGCCCGCCGTCTGCGCCCGGTGGAGGTGGTCAGCGACTACGAAAAAACCATCTTCGACGAACTCGACCTACTGCGCGAAGCTGCCAACGCCAGCCAACTGCGGCGCAATTTCGAAGGCTCGCCGCTGCTCTACGTGCCCCAGGTGTACTGGGATCTGTGCCGCCCTCAAGTGCTGGTCATGGAGCGTATCTACGGCATCCCGGTCACCGACCTGACCACCCTGGCCGACCAGCGCACCGACATGAAGCTCCTGGCTGAACGTGGCGTGGAGATTTTCTTCACCCAGGTCTTTCGCGACAGTTTCTTCCATGCCGACATGCACCCCGGCAACATCTTCGTCAGCACCCGCACGCCCTGGAGTCCGCAGTACATCGCCATCGACTGCGGCATCGTCGGCAGCCTCACCGACGAAGACCAGGACTACCTGGCGCGCAATCTGCTCGCCTTTTTCAAGCGCGACTACCGCAAGGTCGCGCAGTTGCACATCGACTCGGGCTGGGTGCCGGCCGATACCAAGGTCAACGAGTTCGAAGCGGCCATCCGTACCGTGTGCGAGCCGATCTTCGAACGTCCGCTGAAAGACATTTCCTTCGGCCAGCTGCTACTGCGTCTGTTCCAGACCGCTCGACGCTTCAACATGGAAGTCCAGCCGCAACTCGTTTTGCTGCAAAAGACCCTGCTCAACATCGAAGGCCTTGGCCGCCAGCTGTACCCGGATCTGGATCTGTGGAGCACCGCCCAGCCCTTCCTCGAGCGCTGGATGCGCGAGCGCGTCAGCCCGCTGCACCTGCTGCGCAACCTGCAACAACAGGCCGAACAGGTACCGCACCTGTCGCAGATCGCCCGCGAAACCCTGGAGCGCCTGCAGCAACCCGAACAGCGCCAGCAATCGACGAATGGCCAGTGGCCGTTGCGCCTGCTCGGCGCAGCCCTGATCGCAGGCGGTGCCGTGCAGGGGTTGGCGCCCTTGCTGGTCGCCTGGCCAGCCTGGCTGATGCTTGCGGGCGGCCTCTATCTGGTCGTACGCCGATAG
- a CDS encoding TetR/AcrR family transcriptional regulator: MKTRERILQTALLLFNEQGEPNVSTLEIANELEISPGNLYYHFHGKEPLVLELFERFQSEMAPLLDPPAEAQLDVEDYWLFLHLIVERLSQYRFLFQDMSNLAGRLPKLARGIRHWLNALKRTLAALLARLMADGQLGSDTRSLGQLVEQITLTLLFSLDYQRILGQEGEVRLVVYQIMMLVAPHLNQPSRGTVEHLAQRYLEA, translated from the coding sequence ATGAAAACCCGCGAACGCATTCTGCAAACGGCCCTGCTGCTGTTCAACGAGCAGGGCGAGCCCAACGTTTCGACCCTGGAGATCGCCAACGAGCTGGAGATCAGTCCGGGCAATCTCTACTATCACTTCCACGGCAAGGAGCCGCTGGTACTGGAGCTGTTCGAACGTTTCCAGAGCGAGATGGCGCCTTTGCTCGACCCGCCCGCCGAAGCCCAACTGGACGTCGAAGACTACTGGCTGTTCCTGCACCTGATCGTCGAGCGTCTGTCGCAGTACCGCTTTCTCTTCCAGGACATGTCCAACCTGGCAGGGCGCCTGCCGAAACTGGCGCGTGGCATTCGCCACTGGCTGAACGCACTCAAACGCACCCTGGCTGCCTTGCTCGCCCGCCTGATGGCCGATGGGCAGCTGGGCAGTGACACTCGGTCACTCGGTCAACTGGTCGAACAGATCACCCTGACCCTGCTGTTCTCTCTCGACTACCAACGCATTCTTGGCCAGGAAGGTGAAGTGCGCCTGGTGGTGTACCAGATCATGATGCTGGTCGCGCCCCATCTGAATCAGCCATCACGCGGCACCGTCGAGCATCTGGCGCAGCGCTACCTGGAAGCCTGA
- the phaC gene encoding class II poly(R)-hydroxyalkanoic acid synthase, whose product MSDKNNEDLKRQASENTLGLNPVIGIRGKDLLTSARMVLSQALKQPFHSVKHVAHFGLELKNVMLGQSALKPEDGDRRFADPAWSQNPLYRRYLQTYLAWRKELHDWIEHSSLSEQDASRGHFVINLMTEAMAPSNSMANPAAVKRFFETGGKSLLDGLSHLAKDMVHNGGMPSQVNMEAFEVGKNLATTDGAVVFRNDVLELIQYKPITESVHERPLLVVPPQINKFYVFDLSPDKSLARFLLRSQVQTFVVSWRNPTKAQREWGLSTYIEALKEAIDVICTITGSKDVNMLGACSGGLTTASLLGHYAALGQQKVNALTLLVSVLDTQLDTQVALFADEKTLEAAKRRSYQAGVLEGSDMAKVFAWMRPNDLIWNYWVNNYLLGNEPPVFDILYWNNDTTRLPAALHGEFIEMFQTNPLTRPGALEVCGTPIDLKQVTCDFFVVAGTTDHITPWDSCYKSAHLFGGKCEFVLSNSGHIQSILNPPGNPKARYMTNSEMPLDPKAWQESSTKHADSWWLHWQTWLAERSGKTKNASTTLGNKKFPAGEAAPGTYVHER is encoded by the coding sequence ATGAGTGATAAGAATAACGAAGACCTGAAACGCCAGGCCTCGGAAAACACCCTGGGACTCAACCCGGTGATTGGTATCCGCGGCAAGGATCTCCTGACATCTGCCCGTATGGTGCTCTCCCAGGCACTCAAGCAACCCTTTCATAGCGTCAAGCACGTCGCCCATTTCGGCCTCGAGCTGAAGAACGTCATGCTCGGCCAATCCGCGCTCAAGCCTGAAGACGGCGACCGCCGCTTCGCCGACCCGGCCTGGAGCCAGAACCCGCTGTATCGCCGCTACCTGCAGACCTACCTGGCCTGGCGCAAGGAGCTGCACGACTGGATCGAGCACAGCTCGCTGTCCGAGCAGGACGCCAGTCGCGGCCACTTCGTGATCAACCTGATGACCGAAGCCATGGCACCAAGCAACAGCATGGCCAACCCGGCAGCGGTCAAACGCTTCTTCGAAACCGGCGGCAAGAGCCTGCTCGACGGCCTCTCGCATCTGGCCAAGGACATGGTGCACAACGGCGGCATGCCCAGCCAGGTGAACATGGAAGCCTTCGAGGTCGGCAAGAACCTCGCCACCACCGATGGCGCCGTGGTGTTTCGCAACGACGTGCTGGAACTGATCCAGTACAAGCCGATCACCGAGAGCGTGCACGAACGCCCGCTGCTGGTGGTGCCGCCGCAGATCAACAAGTTCTATGTATTCGACCTGTCGCCGGACAAGAGCCTGGCGCGCTTCCTCCTGCGCAGCCAGGTGCAGACCTTCGTGGTCAGTTGGCGCAACCCGACCAAGGCACAACGCGAGTGGGGCCTGTCCACCTACATCGAGGCGCTCAAGGAAGCCATCGACGTCATCTGCACCATCACCGGCAGCAAGGACGTCAACATGCTCGGCGCCTGCTCCGGCGGCCTGACCACCGCCTCTCTTCTCGGCCATTACGCCGCTCTCGGCCAGCAGAAGGTCAATGCCCTGACCCTGCTGGTCAGCGTGCTCGACACCCAACTCGACACCCAGGTCGCCCTGTTCGCCGACGAGAAAACCCTGGAAGCGGCCAAACGTCGCTCCTACCAGGCCGGTGTACTGGAAGGCAGCGACATGGCCAAGGTGTTCGCCTGGATGCGCCCCAACGACCTGATCTGGAACTACTGGGTCAACAACTACCTGCTCGGCAACGAGCCGCCGGTGTTCGACATCCTCTACTGGAACAACGACACCACGCGCCTGCCTGCCGCCCTGCACGGCGAGTTCATCGAGATGTTCCAGACCAACCCGCTGACCCGTCCGGGCGCGCTGGAAGTCTGCGGCACGCCGATCGACCTCAAGCAGGTCACCTGCGACTTCTTCGTCGTCGCCGGCACCACCGACCACATCACGCCGTGGGACTCCTGCTACAAGTCGGCCCACCTGTTCGGTGGCAAGTGCGAGTTCGTGCTGTCCAACAGCGGCCATATCCAGAGCATCCTCAACCCGCCAGGCAACCCCAAGGCGCGCTATATGACCAACAGCGAGATGCCGCTGGATCCGAAGGCCTGGCAGGAAAGCTCGACCAAGCACGCCGACTCCTGGTGGCTGCACTGGCAGACCTGGCTGGCCGAGCGCTCAGGCAAGACCAAGAATGCGTCCACCACACTGGGCAACAAGAAGTTCCCGGCCGGCGAAGCCGCCCCGGGCACCTATGTACATGAACGCTGA
- the phaZ gene encoding poly(3-hydroxyalkanoate) depolymerase: MPQPFVFRTIDLDGQTIRTAVRPGNSQLVPLLIFNGIGANLELVMPFVAALDPELEIIAFDVPGVGGSSTPATPYRFPGLAKLAARMLDYLDYGQVNAIGVSWGGALAQQFAHDYPERCKKLILAATSAGAVMVPGKPKVLWRMASPRRYVQPSYGVRIAPDIYGGAFRRDPKLAMAHASKVRSGGKMGYYWQLFAGLGWTSIHWLHKIRQPTLVMAGDDDPLIPLINMRLLAWRIPNAELHVIDDGHLFLVTRAEAVAPIIMKFLEEERQRAVMHPQPTPVRQH, from the coding sequence ATGCCGCAACCATTCGTATTCCGCACCATCGATCTCGATGGGCAGACCATCCGCACCGCGGTGCGGCCGGGCAACAGCCAGTTGGTGCCGCTGCTGATCTTCAACGGCATTGGCGCCAACCTGGAGCTGGTGATGCCCTTCGTCGCCGCCCTCGATCCGGAGCTGGAAATCATCGCCTTCGACGTTCCTGGCGTTGGTGGCTCATCGACTCCGGCCACGCCCTACCGGTTTCCCGGCCTGGCCAAGCTGGCGGCGCGAATGCTGGATTACCTCGACTACGGTCAGGTCAATGCCATCGGCGTGTCCTGGGGCGGTGCCCTGGCCCAGCAGTTCGCCCATGACTATCCCGAGCGCTGCAAGAAACTGATCCTTGCCGCCACCTCGGCGGGCGCGGTGATGGTTCCGGGCAAGCCCAAGGTGCTCTGGCGCATGGCCAGCCCGCGGCGCTACGTGCAGCCGTCCTACGGCGTGCGCATCGCCCCGGACATTTACGGTGGCGCCTTCCGTCGCGATCCCAAGCTAGCCATGGCACACGCGAGCAAGGTGCGCTCCGGCGGCAAGATGGGCTACTACTGGCAGCTCTTCGCTGGCCTCGGCTGGACCAGCATCCACTGGCTGCACAAGATTCGCCAACCGACGCTGGTGATGGCTGGTGACGACGACCCGCTGATTCCGTTGATCAACATGCGCCTGCTGGCCTGGCGCATTCCCAACGCGGAATTGCACGTGATCGACGACGGCCACCTGTTCCTGGTGACCCGCGCCGAAGCGGTGGCCCCGATCATCATGAAGTTTCTCGAGGAGGAGCGGCAGCGCGCGGTGATGCATCCGCAGCCCACGCCAGTACGCCAGCATTGA
- a CDS encoding ubiquinone biosynthesis accessory factor UbiJ, which yields MLITGLLAGVETGLNRVLSLDGTALPRLQALSGKVIAVRCQSPALELFLLPSGDGLQLAAQWHAEADCTLNAPASSLARLALSRDKTAVLHRPEVSLDGDSAVLLQLAGILQDLELDWEYELSRWLGPVASTLLAGHLRVRVGLAAGAASSLRQDLADYLSEESRTLVGQREADARFAELDQLKLALDRLEARIERLSQRPKPDA from the coding sequence ATGCTCATAACAGGGCTGCTGGCAGGCGTCGAAACGGGCCTCAACCGGGTTCTCAGCCTCGACGGCACGGCCTTGCCGCGCTTGCAGGCACTGAGTGGCAAAGTCATTGCCGTGCGCTGCCAGAGCCCTGCTCTGGAGCTGTTCCTCCTGCCGAGCGGTGATGGCCTGCAACTGGCCGCGCAGTGGCATGCAGAAGCCGACTGCACCTTGAACGCCCCGGCATCCAGCCTGGCCCGCCTGGCGCTGAGCCGTGACAAGACAGCCGTCCTGCATCGCCCGGAAGTGTCGCTCGATGGTGACAGTGCCGTGCTGCTGCAACTGGCCGGGATTCTTCAGGATCTCGAGCTGGACTGGGAATACGAGCTGTCGCGCTGGCTCGGCCCGGTGGCCAGCACCCTGCTCGCGGGCCACCTGCGCGTACGCGTGGGGCTCGCCGCCGGTGCGGCCAGTAGCCTGCGCCAGGATCTGGCCGACTACCTGAGCGAAGAATCCCGTACGCTGGTCGGCCAACGCGAGGCCGACGCCCGCTTCGCCGAACTCGATCAACTCAAACTCGCCCTCGACCGCCTCGAAGCACGCATTGAGCGCCTGAGCCAACGACCTAAGCCCGACGCATGA
- a CDS encoding polyhydroxyalkanoic acid system family protein gives MSRIRVERSHSLGREGAREKAERLAERLASEYDVRYRWNGDTLEFKRSGADGSIAVGEDTVRVELKLGLLLSPMGGMIQREIEQVLDKSLA, from the coding sequence ATGTCCCGTATTCGTGTCGAACGATCCCACTCCCTCGGTCGCGAGGGGGCTCGCGAAAAGGCCGAGCGCCTGGCCGAGCGCCTGGCCAGCGAATACGACGTGCGCTATCGCTGGAACGGCGACACCCTGGAGTTCAAGCGCAGTGGCGCAGACGGCAGCATTGCCGTGGGCGAGGACACGGTGCGTGTCGAGCTCAAGCTCGGCCTGTTGCTGTCGCCCATGGGCGGGATGATCCAGCGCGAGATCGAGCAGGTGCTGGACAAGTCGCTGGCCTGA